The genomic interval ATACTGATACCTCACACCTTACTGACATTTAGAAATTTTAATGTAGACTGAAAAATCTATGCCTACTGTTCTACATTTTTGACGTGTTATTCTTTAACTTTTAGATGACATGGAATGGGAACGATGCTACGGGAACTATGGCTGCTTCTCGAAAGCGTATCCTTGGACTGAGAACCGGCCTGATAACTACTTTCCTCTGAGTCCTGAATCTATGGCTATACGGTAAGTACTATAATACTATTGCTAGCGTcacatatcatcatcatcatttcagtcacaggacgtccgctgctgaacataggcggaGGCCTTTGGGTgaacccaatgatttccacatcgcctagttgctagcggcctgcatccagcgcccttACCAAAAATGAAAAGACCGTCGCGCTGTCTGAACATCGcgttaatatattttatcaatatcCCTAATACTTTCTTTCATCTTCATCTTTTATTCAAACCGGATAGGCAAATAGATAGGGGTTTGCTTTCCTGTGACGCATGTAGTAGAGTAGATGGGAAAAACAAACACCGGTCTGGtaattttaatatcaaactGCTCATCTAAGGGAGTCCTACTGTGTCTAGGATATGCTCGAATCATGATCAGAGCGTATGAAGTCTCTACGAACTTTCTACGTCTTATAATAAAGAAACACAGCTCTCAacgcgatatttttttttatacgagttacataattatttactcacGGCTTGTCCTGCGTCTTATAGTATAAATACGACTCAGAATCTTGTCTCTACATTAATACACCTAATTTTAGCTGTTCAACTGACATCTTATATGAAAATATCCTTCTTCCAATTAACAGCTATAAATATGCTCATGCTTATTTATGCGAAACAAAGAGGAATGAATTGtttgataaattttaattaattatctgGATTTTTAACATCCGGGTCATATTAATCTTCTCTGCTTgtaacttacctacctactaatattaaaaacacgAAAGTTATTGAGGATGGTTGCTATAATATGATATGTTTCTTCTTCGCGTAAAAACAACTGAACGTATTTGACGAAACATTACAATATTTTCCATCAAAGCCAAAGATTTTAAGACCAACCATTAAGACCAAAGGAAAAGCTACTGAAGAAAAAGCTACATTTAACGCAGAGTTTAAAACAAAAGAGGTGTGGTGCAATTAATTTATGTAATACGATAAACAACCTCCCCTCATCTCACTCTAATGCCTATAACCCGATAACGTTATCGCGTAACGCTTAATTACTCTCTAAGATCCGCTTCGCTTACATATAAACATTTAAACGAACACAAGATAACAGTGGGGGCTCGTCCGTGACATCAATCAATCATACATGAGACAAAACAACAGTTTACGTAGCAATTGCATAGTGACGTTCACTATCTCGAGCTTTGATAAACGATTTATTTTTCGATGCACCGCATTATCGAGTGGGCAAAAGTTATTTGGGTCCGTTGAACTTTGAATGTTCGGGAATCGTGATAAAACTGTTCTAATGGGGATGAAAATAGACATGTTTAAATCTTATCTGCAAAAGATATCAGCTCTATGCTGGCCTAGTAGTATAGTTattacaaaaaacatgtttgtgtAGTTTTTTGATagtttaacatttaaaataacaagattgtgtatttttttattttagttatccAACGTTCACACGACGGAATAGAAAAACGCCGGTGTTCCTTCAAGCAGACAACATCGACAGAATAAGGAATGCCAACATCGACCCCAGAGGcccgttttattttatatcgcACGGATTCCTCGAAGGAGGCCATAAGCCTTGGGTGAGTTGTTTATGTTTACATATTAACAACTAATTAAAAAGTTGTTTATGTTTACTTATTAACAAGTCATTGAAAATTGCAGCGATTATTTACCTCGTGCATAGATGTGATCCCGGATTCTGCGaacaataaacttgtcattATAGCAGTCACAACAACCCAAATAAAAGTTGTTTTGTAAACATGATAAATTATTGACATCAATGTTAGTACATCACTTTAAAGATTGCTGTTCTTCTCTTTCTCCGAATCACCACTGCCCCAAATGATAATTGTGTctcaaattcaaatcaaatatttttgtttcgatATTATAGTCAAACTTGTCAATCATGAGCTACTTATGAGCTGTGTTTTTGTTATCGTATCGATGAagcattttattgtttttatgcatCTTCTTGAACTCTTAATTCaaaacttttctttttcttaGTTGGTGCATCTTATTCTGATAGGTCTTCATCTTTTCactgaattaaattaaaatgtgcCATTATTGATTGAATTTGAACACGATTAATCACAGAGTTAAATTTTGAGTATCAGTTCATAAACTAAGACAGAGCAACGGTACTGAACGCGAAAtttatttacgcccgtattcacaaacattactatgaggtcacacaatgcgcgtggacgcacagggacatacgaaccaatcacagagctctattcaacgctgtgcgttcgatttgctgcttcacttaagcaagcatcgtttgtgaatacggccgttAGTGTAACTTGACATTGACTTAATTTTGTAAATGATCTTATTAAACATAATACCTCTGTCTTACCAGATCCAAGACATGGTGAATGCACTACTGAACATCGAAGGGAACGACGCGGCGACTGTGATGGTGGTAGACTGGGTAGGCGGCTCGCAGCCACCCTACGGGCAGGCGGTAGCTAACATACGGCTCGTCGGCGTCATGACGGCCCATCTTGTGCACAATCTCTATGTAAGTGTAtaactcgcgagcaaaagtatggaatcaccccatTCGTTTTGAGTAATCTTTGTAGCTAAACGACTAtgaagattaaattaaaaatggtacCAGTTTAAAGGTTACATTACAAACTTTAACTTGATACCATAGATGCATAAATAGTCATTGAGTTCTTCAGATCGTTGGGAACAAAACGCAAgatggtgattccatacttttgctcgtaagtatagatttaattaatgatattgtCTACGCTCTTGTAGCAGATTTTTGGGCTGACACAGTGTAAgcttgttgtcgacacgacaagaagaagtattaataaatatttataatttttacaataataacCTAGCTGCTTACTAAGCAGATGAGATGATGGCATTGTCTCTGTCATctatggcatcttatgtagttctcataagtaagattttttcacaataataattaagtattctCATATGCTGCTGACTGTTCTTCGATGACAATATAACTTTAAATGCATATCCTACAAACGTCTTCTATTTTAAGTAATCGTCCTCCTTCAAACTTGGACATTTGTATTTACggtcaccagttggcgccactggtaAGTAATGTCCCACCACTCACTAGGCTTAGACAGTGGTGCGAACTGATGAACGCTGAAGCCATAACAATATCAACAGAGGATCAGAAGGAGGTGTTGATTGATTAAGCTGCATTTTATtcaagttacaaaaatatttttgtcatttgCAGGTTGAACTTGGACTTTCAAACGTGGACAATTTCCACTTCATCGGACACTCGTTGGGCGCACATCTTGGTGGCTATTGTGGGCATGCATTACAAAAggtacaaaaacattttatttaaattcatatggaactatttttttacacatttcGTGATTGAAAGTTTTCAaaaatttctttaatttttttgcagaaattcAATTTGAAATTGGGAAGAATCACGGGGCTGGACCCTGCGGCTCCTCACTTCAGCAAGACCGTTACCATCGTACGCCTGGACCGTTCCGATGCAAAATTCGTAGACATCATACACACGAATGCTATCCCGCTCTACATGTCAGGTAGTTGACtttatctttctttttcttcgcttagatttttgttaattttcatttgtcaaaaaTACGGCTTTTCTTCTCATTATTGCATTGGAATGTTGAAGTAGTTCCATAAAGGTCTATTATGTGTGTTACGTTAAATATAAAATCGTATGCCACGTCTGGTTTTTTCAAAGAGAACCAAATTATGCGattgattttggaaattttcaGCTGGatgataaataaagaaaaacaaaaatagttCCTAATTAGGTTGAATGTCAATATgtatcaatcatcatcatcatttcagccacaggacgtccactgctgaacataggcctcggaccaatgacttccacatcgcccggttggtagcggcctgcatccagcgccttcctgctacctttatcaggtcgtcgatcCCCCTTGTGaccaaaatgatgatgatgatatatcAATACACACAGGTCGCTTCTTTTCATCTTTACTTGAGTTCTAATCAAGTTGTGAGCGTCATTATTGAATACAGGCCTGAAATAATGTATTTTCCTTGTTTTTCTCAGGTCTCGGCATGTCAGAAGCTATAGGACACGTGGACTTTTACCCCAACGGCGGGGCGTTGCAGCCAGGTTGCGCGGCGAATGCGCGTTCGAATCCCGACGGGGACTTCACGCCTTCCGTCACCAGGATGCTGAGTTGCCACCACGTCAAGAGTCACGAATACTTCACTGAGAGCATAGCGCCTAATTGCCCTTTCATCGCGATGCAGTGCGAATCTTATGAGGTGAGTTGAACAGTGAACTATAGCCAGCACCAAATAGTTTGTGACTCccgaagtagccaaaaagttcgcaacacgtcttcgTTACAGTTCGAaaaaggttgtgttatcaactttttggccactttgggtgtcatgaactatttgacgctgactgtacaacataagtaataccacagaataataataagtactacgtacagaagttttacttcgcgaaggtatttaaaaaaatgtatactcaatgtcattaacaatatggtgtaatttagcctgtctcaagagtcaagcaccattttgttgacaaacgtcagtgatcggcactgcgccgaagctatagggctgacttcggtaaaatgatgtgacgtgaggtgccaaactgcggaaaatggtggaggaaatacatgatttagcatgagttatcatgaataatattattaactacttatttacctgtcagtgtcttgaggcaacctaaaaaagtacattctgtgtttttattattatttaggcagttaaataccgcacagtatttagtacaccattttctttattttcttccatcatatacaagaatacgcgtgcgtgattcaatgttcgctcgtatgtgaggccttgtcgaatagtatcctgtaggtgggccatcgtgcgtgttttgttttcgatgtaaactcgcggagatgaacaggcctggtaatactaGGTATCAGTACATACATACGTCACAGGCTAAGAACCTGCAGCATCTACGCATGGTTTCTACAGCGGAATAGATCCATTACTGGAGTCTATACTAGGTGGAAGACTACATTTATAAATGCATACAATTAACAGACTTCAAAGTTCAACCAATGctatcaatatttttgttagaTTTCGCACATTAAAGACGAATTCCAATGCAACCACGGCGacctttaaataaacaaacaaatgatTGAACTTGTTATCATACCGTTTTTAAAGTACAGTTCTACTTTTAATTTCTGTAGTCATAAcgacacggtaatactatcatacagtattgtaacttcatataaacggacgagacgcgagctttccttcgaaattcaaatctcggtatgcgctcgacatgcaaaagtcgggggtgtcgcgaatgtgccacagtaataaacggacgatgtgtttttaaacagtaagcgttcttttttttataaaaataattacctatttatacaggttATTAGGTAAacgggtttataagccgacactagccacagttaacatatgcatataaatggtatggtgaacatcatcattttttttttttttagttttcatacaaaataaaatttataaaatcagatttgtttaaaaatttaaattacatattaaaatgataatatcaattttctgacttcaccataccatttatatgcacatgttaaaatgggctagtgtcggcttatagactaatttacctaacaccctgtataataatcaagcattttgtacaCCTCAGTCGAGAGCGAGacgcatacattttacggtcgtaaatttataagatttgttactaaatcttaacacaattatatatttttttaattaatctactaatcacaaaacaacatgcatttttatcctatttcattcacaaagtattttgtttgtcaaaataaaataattacaattacaaaatacattcacaaaactagatagaaattcaaAGTAGGGAGATGTAATTAGAATGGATACTGCAggtgagcagccctatcgcatgttgtcataacCGTGACGTTctgcgcggctgttgacatttatttcaaaaatatagcttagttggaatactgtatagatagtattaccgtgataACGAGCTTTCATTTTAATTCCCCATAATATACAACTTTTATCTCTtatttttaagttgtttttACCCTCTTCAGTTTTGTCTTCAGTCCTCTCTAAGGTCTGATCTCTCCCTATACTATAATCCAGACGTTAAAACAAACTACTGAAGTGTTACTTTATCCttaatagtattattttaacgCTATGTGTATTCGCAGGCGTTCCTCGCCGGCAACTGTACGACATGCGACCTGAAACACTTCTGCATCCCGATGGGCTACCACTCGTACAGTTTCTACAAGCGGCTGCACAACGCCGGCCTCGTCGATACCAACTCGAACATAGCTCTTTACTCTATGACTGGGAACAACAAGCCTTTCTGCAGTAAGTTTATGAGATTGCGCTTTGTTTATGAGATTGCGCTTTGTTTATGATAGTTTTAACAGGTTGATTGGGTGCCTGATAGTAACAGAATTTCAATCAATTTCTTATAGTGTtcgaaataaaattacttttaggTTGAGTAAATAGTGGCGAACAGGTCATGTTATCCCAGGCTCACATGATATTACAAAATGTATACCAGAATCTCGATTTAACCGGGATGCCGCCAACCTGTGAAAGTAAAGTATCCAGTCCCGAACTAAGTAAAGCCTGTACAATAGATCCgctcgaacccgcaacctctgtAATAGAATCTAAactacggccaacgagaagcgatacaaaaggtcgattcgactttcgaattgacaatctattctgtctcttcccatcttttgtatttgtcgtaatgtctcgttctcccgccaaaatatgtcaaagtcaaacccttaggcttggttgcaccatcttactttaactttgacaaacgtcaaaaatctatcaaattccgtacaaaaagcacgggttatcgtcatagttaccgttaaagataggtggtTCAACCCACCCCTACTATTCCAAATGACAATGACAtagggtttgtttacatttggtgtcgcttctcgttggccgtactatactacaccaaacggccttCGAGTTTGCTTTTTCCTTTTGCTGCGACATGCGATGAGATAATTTATTTACTCGCACAtgagataatttatttatttatttacttattttttccaGGAGTGCATTACGAAGTGACGCTCAAGGTGTCGAATTCTACCGAGAGCCGAACCCACGGCCCTGAGTCGGGAAAGGTGTCCATCACTCTAGTCGACAGAAACAACAACAAGAGCGAACACAAGTACCTGGACGATGAACAGTGAGTATAATACATTCTAAatgtgattatttttataaataacataaatatgacacacaacatttttttaattagtgaAAAATCTTTATCAGTACACTCTTTAAAAATAGTCACCGAAAACAAAGAGGAATTAGCAAAAACATTGGGCCAAACACACATTAAACATTACTTTAAAATGACATAACTATACAAAATGGtaatttaaacaagtgttcaacggacgttcaactttttgtaataagcccagtagtatttttttacagcaACTTcgataataaattgttattttttattgcgcattgcctttgttttataaaatattaaacatttttagctGATTACAAATAGTGTAGGTATAATTTATATCAATCGGATTAAATATCCCGCAACTTCTTTTCAAGTtcaatgtgaaataaataaataaatgagagGAAATGCGCAAATTTAAAATTATCCATTGACGTCTTTATTGATAACCAAATTATTTACAACAATGTCAAGCGAACCGTGACTAGATTATTTATACTAAGCTAACGTAACATTACATGATTGTAAGATAATTTTGTACAACTGTTAGGTAATGTTACTTTTATTGTGATTTGCTTATCGCAATGATTTTAATAACGTCATATAATTAGGTCAAGTGACAGTTATTATACAATGTAAGCAAAAGTTAAGATTGCAAAATATCGCGCATGTCGAGATTTATTTTTCCATGTGAAACAAACGCAATAAttgcaaattgtttatttttattgccataTGCGTCAATgatcttacataattatatgcTGAAAAAACGTAAATAGCCTATTCAATGGAATCTTTTGCTTTTAAATACCAATAGTCACAAAGTAATTTCGGAAAAGCTAATTGCTGTTGTGTTGCAAGTTTACTAAATTATATCCTAACTACAGAGGATCCGAGATTCTCCTTTTAGCAATTTAGCATAAATAGTAGAATTACTTATCTAAATGGTCTTTTTATTGTTCCAGAAAATTCTACAAACCAGGAGACATAGAGAAGAAAATGATAGCCGTCAAAGACAAGGGCCATCCGCCGGTCTTCGTGATTGTGGAGTGGAAGTATGAGACAAACCTTTTCAACCCGATGACCTGGAGGCTGATCAAGTCGCCCAGCATCTATGTCGAGTACCTTAAGTTTTCGTCCATAGAGTATAATACAGAGTGAGTATCAAAACGCCTGTAATGATTGTCGAATATTATAGTAATTGCCCGTGAGGGTTCCTTAAGCCTTGTTGCATGGGAAATTGAGCATGCTCAAGTGACTGAGCGGCTCCATTGGGCGAGCCGCTCATGACCCTGAGCACTCAGGCTCAGGCCTCTGCTAGACGGCTCGGTCAAATGAGCCGCTCATTTACTTGAGCATGCTCTAGCTAGTGgatatattaataaaataattgcaTCCAATTAACGCCACTCGAGTTTTCATATAAAAACGTCACATTGTTTTAGTACAATGGTTTTAATTATCCTTTTTGAATCTAATAAGCACATTACAGTGACTAAATTCAGAATAATCACcacgtttttaaataattttatgtttacTAATTTAATGTGATGTTATGTCACGCatctaatattatttacttattttttacagtATCACCGTCTGCCCCAAACTAAACAAACCAGTGGTCGCAAATCTGCCAACAATAATGAAAACGAAATATtgtaaattaagaaaatgaactGCAGTAATAAAAAAAGTCAGGCCTCGGACAATGCACTTAATCAATGCaactttaaattacaaaaagtaTTGTACtagtatttacattttataataaggTTTAGAGATTTTACAAGACAACTagattaaaatgttttaattagcTTTTAGTTTTAAGgtgttattatgtaaaaaagtgtatatttattcaatttttattttaaattttaattgtacCGTTTAATACAACATTGAAAATGTATCGTTTTCAAGGAAAGCAATAAATATACTCATTATTTAAGTGGATATCTGTGATTTTGATTTCGAACCCCTATTGAtattctaatgcccgttttcaccatcaatctctaatttttaagtgacccctatggtaacaaataacaggaattttgtttacataggggtcacttaaaaat from Ostrinia nubilalis chromosome 4, ilOstNubi1.1, whole genome shotgun sequence carries:
- the LOC135071102 gene encoding pancreatic lipase-related protein 2; its protein translation is MNGTSATLMLQTIMVLMDRQNGTDVTNFPGSYSDDMEWERCYGNYGCFSKAYPWTENRPDNYFPLSPESMAIRYPTFTRRNRKTPVFLQADNIDRIRNANIDPRGPFYFISHGFLEGGHKPWIQDMVNALLNIEGNDAATVMVVDWVGGSQPPYGQAVANIRLVGVMTAHLVHNLYVELGLSNVDNFHFIGHSLGAHLGGYCGHALQKKFNLKLGRITGLDPAAPHFSKTVTIVRLDRSDAKFVDIIHTNAIPLYMSGLGMSEAIGHVDFYPNGGALQPGCAANARSNPDGDFTPSVTRMLSCHHVKSHEYFTESIAPNCPFIAMQCESYEAFLAGNCTTCDLKHFCIPMGYHSYSFYKRLHNAGLVDTNSNIALYSMTGNNKPFCRVHYEVTLKVSNSTESRTHGPESGKVSITLVDRNNNKSEHKYLDDEQKFYKPGDIEKKMIAVKDKGHPPVFVIVEWKYETNLFNPMTWRLIKSPSIYVEYLKFSSIEYNTDITVCPKLNKPVVANLPTIMKTKYCKLRK